The Parambassis ranga chromosome 19, fParRan2.1, whole genome shotgun sequence genome contains a region encoding:
- the ano3 gene encoding anoctamin-3 — translation MVHHSGSIQSFKQQKGMHTSISEILKEKSLKPSRRSLPCLAQSQTHPINLNHFLSVPLSPEPKPEVEGLSQSISTSCSLLPPQTAEDGKDHYVEETEVSACETRADESFLLQKPVTRAKLEARTDSLQGKNSAHTSGLFFRDGKKRIDYILVYKKSSPQVEKRCTFEKNLRAEGLMLEKEPSLTNTDIMFVKVHAPWDTLCKYAEQMNIRMPFRKKCYFTDWKSKTLGSRFHLRCRQIKSWLPRNPMKLDKEALPDLEETDCYTAPFSRARMHHFTINNRATFFSNSTRSRIVHHVLQRTKYEDGKSKMGINRLLENNTYEAAFPPHEGGYKSRHPIKTHGAENHRHLLYERWARWGIWYKYQPLDLIRRYFGEKIGLYFAWLGWYTGMLIPAALVGVFVFLYGLFTMDSSQVSKEICEANNTIMCPMCEKSCRPWKLSDSCVYAKVTRLFDNGGTVFFAIFMAIWATVFLEFWKRRRAELTYDWDLIDWEEEEEELRPQFEAKYSGMERVNPISGKPEPFQPFSDKLSRLMVSVSGIFFMISLVLTAVFAVVVFRLIAMEKFASINWDFLKRNLQFATSGTGVCINFMIIMSLNVVYEKVAYLLTNLEHPRTESEWENSFALKMFLFQFVNLNSSTFYIAFFLGRFAGRPGNYNKLFNRWRLEECHPSGCLIDLCLQMGVIMFFKQIWNNFMELGYPLLQNWWSRRKIKKGGGGGQNVENKTQLPQWDRDWNLQPMNAHGLVDEYLEMVLQFGFTTIFVAAFPLAPLLALLNNIIEIRLDAYKFVTQWRRPMPARATDIGIWHGILEGIGVLAVITNAFVIAITSDYIPRFVYAFKYGPCANNTQHHEDKCLQGYVNSSLSVSELESGDLCRYRDYRAPPWSLVPYEFTLQFWHVLAARLAFIIVFEHLVFGIKSFIAYLIPDMPKDLCDRMRREKYLMQEMMYEAELEHLQKERKKNGRRYHHEWP, via the exons ATGGTGCACCACTCGGGCTCCATCCAGTCCTTCAAGCAGCAGAAAG GCATGCACACCAGCATCAGCGAGATCCTGAAGGAGAAGAGCCTAAAGCCGTCTCGCCGCAGCCTTCCCTGCCTGGCCCAAAGTCAAACTCATCCAATCAACCTcaaccacttcctgtctgtgcctCTCAGCCCAGAGCCCAAACCAGAGGTCGAGGGTCTGAGTCAGAGCATCAGCacctcctgcagcctcctccctccacaGACAG cagaggaCGGCAAGGATCACTACGTGGAGGAGACTGAAGTGAGTGCATGTGAAACCAGGGCAGACGAGTCGTTTCTGCTGCAGAAGCCTGTCACTCGTGCTAAACTAGAGGCCCGCACAGATTCACTTCAG GGAAAGAATTCAGCTCATACATCTGGACTCTTTTTCCGAGATGGGAAAAAGCGGATAGACTACATCCTGGTTTATAAGAAGTCCAGTCCACAGGTGGAGAAGAGGTGCACGTTTGAGAAGAACTTACGGGCTGAAGGCCTGATGCTggagaaagag CCGTCCTTAACGAACACTGACATCATGTTTGTGAAGGTCCATGCTCCCTGGGACACACTTTGCAAATATGCAGAGCAGATGAACATCCGGATGCCTTTCAG aaaaaaatgctACTTTACAGACTGGAAAAGCAAAACCTTGGGCAG CAGGTTTCATCTGAGATGTCGGCAGATAAAGAGCTGGCTTCCGAGAAATCCCATGAAGCTGGACAAAGAGGCCTTGCCCGACCTGGAGGAAACTGACTGCTACACAGCTCCCTTCAGCAGAGCACGCATGCATCA TTTCACTATCAACAACAGAGCGACGTTTTTCTCCAATTCCACCAGAAGCCGAATAGTCCATCATGTCCTACAGCGCACCAAGTACGAGGACGGGAAATCGAAGATGG GTATCAACCGCTTGTTGGAAAACAACACGTATGAGGCTGCGTTTCCGCCACATGAG GGTGGGTACAAGAGCAGACATCCTATTAAGACCCACGGCGCTGAGAACCACAGACACCTTCTGTATGAGCGCTGGGCCCGCTGGGGAATCTGGTACAAATACCAGCCGCTAGACCTCATCAG GCGATACTTTGGTGAGAAAATCGGTCTGTACTTTGCCTGGCTGGGATGGTACACCGGCATGTTGATCCCTGCTGCCCTGGTTGGCGTTTTTGTCTTCCTTTATGGTCTCTTCACTATGGACTCAAGCCAAGTCAG TAAAGAGATTTGTGAAGCCAACAATACCATCATGTGTCCTATGTGTGAGAAAAGCTGCAGACCATGGAAGCTGAGTGACAGCTGCGTCTACGCAAAG GTGACTCGCCTGTTTGACAATGGCGGCACTGTGTTCTTTGCCATCTTCATGGCTATTTGGG CCACAGTATTCCTGGAGTTCTGGAAAAGGAGAAGGGCCGAACTGACTTATGACTGGGATCTCATTGAttgggaagaggaagag gaggagctgagacctcAGTTTGAAGCAAAGTACTCTGGGATGGAGAGAGTTAACCCCATCTCTGGCAAGCCTGAGCCTTTCCAGCCCTTCTCAGATAAACTAAGCCGGCTCATGGTGTCTGTGTCCGGAATATTCTTCATG ATTTCCCTGGTCTTGACAGCTGTGTTTGCGGTTGTGGTTTTCCGTCTCATTGCGATGGAGAAGTTTGCTTCCATCAACTGGGATTTTTTGAAGAGGAACTTGCAGTTTGCTACATCTGGCACTGGCGTCTGCATCAACTTTATGATCATCATGTCTCTAAATGTG GTGTATGAAAAGGTGGCCTACCTGCTGACTAATTTAG AGCATCCACGGACAGAGTCTGAGTGGGAGAACAGCTTTGCTCTCAAGATGTTCCTGTTCCAGTTTGTAAATTTAAACAGCTCCACGTTTTACATCGCTTTCTTTCTTGGAAG GTTTGCTGGCAGGCCTGGAAACTATAATAAACTCTTCAATCgatggaggctggaggag tgtcaCCCAAGCGGCTGTTTGATTGATCTGTGCCTGCAAATGGGAGTCATCATGTTCTTCAAACAAATCTGGAACAACTTCATGGAGCTCGGTTATCC tttgctGCAGAACTGGTGGTCTCGTAGGAAGATAAAGaaaggaggtggtggagggcaGAATGTGGAGAATAAAACCCAGCTTCCACAGTGGGACAGAGACTGGAACCTGCAGCCGATGAATGCCCATGGACTTGTGGATGAATACCTAGAAATGg TTCTCCAGTTCGGCTTCACCACCATCTTTGTAGCTGCGTTTCCGCTGGCTCCCCTCCTCGCTCTGCTCAACAACATTATTGAGATTCGCCTTGATGCCTACAAGTTTGTCACTCAATGGAGGAGACCCATGCCTGCCAGAGCCACAGATATAG GTATCTGGCATGGGATTCTCGAAGGCATCGGTGTGCTTGCAGTCATCACCAACGCCTTCGTTATTGCCATAACCTCAGACTACATCCCCCGCTTTGTTTATGCCTTCAAATACGGCCCGTGTgctaacaacacacaacaccatgAGGATAA GTGTTTGCAAGGCTATGTAAacagcagcctgtctgtgtctgagctggagAGCGGCGACCTTTGCAGGTACAGAGACTACAGAGCaccgccgtggagcttagtgcCGTATGAATTCACCCTGCAGTTTTGGCACGTCTTGGCTGCCAGGCTGGCATTCATCATCGTCTTCGAG CACCTAGTGTTTGGGATCAAGTCCTTCATTGCATACCTTATTCCGGACATGCCGAAGGATCTCTGCGATCGTATGAGGCGGGAAAAATACCTGATGCAGGAGATGATGTATGAAGCAGAACTGGAGCATCtacagaaggagagaaagaagaacGGAAGGCGTTATCACCATGAGTGGCCTTAG